A genome region from Phycisphaeraceae bacterium includes the following:
- the lnt gene encoding apolipoprotein N-acyltransferase, whose translation MTAPSAVAPSPGRWRTLFMVAGCTLAYGLLLLASFPPWSLWILAPVVITPLVIAAVHLARASGAVRLAGVAIVWLFALPAWLWTERWIIDVSDAGWPALSALMAIWPALFVGGLARVVRTSPGLSWRAIPLAAALLWTGIECFRAHLFFDGYPWYLLAHPLIDATWVAQIAALGGVTVLSAVCAWTGSEVARVIIHRESRPRPWKALAPVVSAWIVVIVIGPIELGRLDLRPGPSLAVIQTNVPSSNKVAWKFEQQIRDFERFRDLSVEAIVEARRRGSDLQLIAWPETMLPGFGLERDTIRLQIALQTPPADLFSSAIEELVEKGGVPMLLGSNAFEGLTEDGRRWHWHRRYNSAYLVRGEPPYERYDKMQLTPFGETMPYIRASKWLEQKLLDLGARGFTFDLDEGTELVVFTLGDGTRIVTPICFEITIPGLCRRLVVEAGERRADLIINLSNDGWFGSVDDGRRAHELAARWRAVELRTPVVRVANTGLSSLIDPAGRVITRLPPREDGWLLVEPPLAKGLSLYARIGDVGSWIMMLGAALLAARTFMPNHRRARSSARAMALFALLALPLACDAPPAKRSPQPTPPVASPGVARADLGLNAPVDQQAWSTREQSVAPEVARASSESPARPTSPGIPVMSSGSAYRSAVDLLQTAARSNSPILVANAIEELTIDPEALRPVVGKALVHPNRGVRFVAAMAVGKARLDEMANLVQPLLMDQSESVRAAAIFALARLGLPVDMTPLAEMVRSDNPEVRGNAVMILGDLGNPSAIPLLRSTIGLGMTRADPARRRITDLQTAEALAKLGEDSELEPIRAALFAPSHQAEFIALACQMVARIRDGGSIGTLQAVAYAGGDATRPPEIRLLALIALADLGAGDPTICTDFARTWLMDRNPQLRSLAVRAMAACGHGSALPQVEARLYDSNPEVQIAAAGALLRLAAGGHIPRSR comes from the coding sequence ATGACGGCTCCGTCCGCGGTCGCGCCGTCTCCAGGGCGTTGGCGCACGCTTTTCATGGTTGCGGGTTGCACGCTCGCCTATGGACTCCTGCTGCTCGCGTCGTTTCCTCCGTGGAGCCTCTGGATTCTCGCGCCGGTGGTCATCACGCCGCTCGTGATCGCGGCCGTGCACCTCGCCCGCGCGAGTGGGGCGGTCAGGCTCGCGGGTGTCGCGATCGTCTGGCTCTTCGCGCTGCCGGCGTGGCTGTGGACCGAGCGCTGGATCATCGATGTCAGCGACGCCGGATGGCCCGCCCTCTCGGCGCTCATGGCCATCTGGCCGGCGCTCTTCGTCGGCGGGCTCGCGCGCGTCGTCCGCACGAGCCCGGGGCTCTCGTGGCGCGCGATTCCACTGGCCGCAGCGCTCCTCTGGACCGGCATCGAGTGCTTCCGTGCGCATCTCTTCTTCGATGGCTATCCCTGGTATCTGCTGGCCCATCCGCTGATCGACGCGACCTGGGTGGCGCAGATCGCCGCATTGGGCGGAGTCACGGTGCTGAGCGCCGTTTGTGCGTGGACCGGCTCCGAAGTGGCGCGAGTGATCATCCATCGAGAGAGCAGACCACGGCCTTGGAAGGCGCTCGCCCCGGTGGTCTCGGCGTGGATCGTCGTGATCGTGATCGGACCGATCGAACTCGGGCGCCTCGACCTTCGCCCCGGCCCTTCATTGGCCGTCATCCAGACGAATGTGCCCTCGAGCAACAAGGTGGCGTGGAAGTTCGAACAGCAGATCAGGGACTTCGAGCGCTTCCGAGATCTCTCGGTCGAAGCGATCGTTGAAGCGCGTCGGCGAGGGAGCGATCTTCAACTGATCGCATGGCCGGAGACGATGCTCCCCGGCTTCGGGCTTGAGCGGGACACCATTCGACTCCAAATCGCTCTTCAAACTCCGCCTGCCGACCTCTTCTCCTCGGCCATCGAGGAACTGGTGGAGAAGGGGGGCGTGCCCATGCTCCTCGGAAGCAACGCCTTTGAAGGGTTGACGGAGGATGGTCGGCGTTGGCACTGGCACCGGCGCTACAACAGCGCCTATCTCGTGCGCGGGGAGCCGCCGTACGAGCGCTACGACAAGATGCAGCTCACCCCCTTCGGCGAGACGATGCCGTACATCCGCGCCTCGAAGTGGCTCGAGCAGAAGCTCCTTGATCTCGGGGCCCGGGGTTTCACCTTCGACCTCGATGAAGGCACCGAACTCGTCGTGTTCACCCTCGGCGATGGAACGCGGATCGTGACTCCGATCTGTTTCGAGATCACGATCCCGGGGCTCTGTCGAAGGCTCGTCGTCGAAGCTGGTGAGCGACGCGCCGATCTCATCATCAATCTCTCCAATGACGGCTGGTTCGGTTCGGTCGACGACGGGCGTCGAGCTCACGAACTCGCGGCCCGCTGGCGCGCGGTCGAGCTTCGGACGCCGGTCGTCAGGGTCGCCAACACGGGGCTCAGTTCGCTCATCGATCCAGCGGGTCGGGTGATCACCCGCCTTCCTCCGCGCGAGGATGGCTGGCTGCTGGTCGAGCCGCCGCTGGCGAAGGGCCTGTCGCTCTACGCCCGAATCGGGGATGTAGGATCGTGGATCATGATGCTCGGCGCCGCACTTCTCGCAGCAAGGACCTTCATGCCCAATCATCGCCGCGCTCGTTCATCCGCTCGTGCCATGGCGCTCTTCGCGCTGCTGGCGCTGCCGCTCGCCTGCGATGCGCCGCCTGCGAAGCGTTCGCCGCAACCCACGCCCCCGGTCGCCTCACCGGGAGTGGCCCGCGCTGACCTCGGTCTCAACGCGCCGGTTGATCAGCAGGCCTGGAGCACGCGCGAGCAGAGCGTGGCGCCTGAAGTCGCTCGGGCATCGAGTGAATCTCCGGCGCGGCCGACCTCGCCCGGGATTCCCGTGATGAGTTCGGGCAGCGCCTATCGCAGCGCGGTTGATCTCCTTCAGACTGCGGCCCGATCAAACTCGCCGATCCTCGTCGCCAATGCGATCGAGGAGTTGACCATCGACCCTGAGGCGCTGCGGCCTGTCGTCGGCAAGGCGCTCGTCCATCCCAATCGAGGTGTTCGCTTCGTTGCGGCGATGGCCGTCGGCAAGGCGCGGCTCGATGAGATGGCGAATCTCGTTCAGCCCCTGTTGATGGATCAGAGCGAGTCCGTCCGTGCCGCCGCCATCTTCGCGCTCGCCCGCCTGGGTTTGCCGGTGGACATGACGCCGCTCGCCGAGATGGTGCGAAGCGACAACCCAGAGGTCCGTGGAAACGCCGTGATGATCCTCGGTGACCTGGGGAATCCCTCGGCGATTCCACTCCTTCGCAGCACCATCGGACTCGGCATGACCCGCGCCGATCCCGCCCGGCGCCGCATTACCGACCTCCAGACCGCCGAGGCGCTCGCGAAGCTCGGCGAAGATTCGGAGCTCGAGCCGATTCGGGCGGCTCTCTTCGCTCCATCGCACCAGGCGGAGTTCATCGCGCTCGCCTGCCAGATGGTGGCCCGAATCAGGGACGGCGGATCGATCGGAACCCTCCAGGCCGTGGCGTATGCGGGCGGGGACGCGACGCGGCCGCCGGAGATTCGCCTTCTCGCCCTGATCGCACTTGCCGATCTCGGCGCCGGCGACCCGACCATCTGCACCGACTTTGCCCGGACCTGGCTCATGGACCGTAATCCGCAGCTTCGCTCCCTCGCGGTCCGGGCGATGGCGGCGTGCGGCCACGGGTCCGCACTTCCGCAGGTGGAGGCGCGCCTCTACGACTCAAATCCGGAGGTTCAGATTGCCGCCGCCGGGGCATTGCTCCGGCTTGCCGCAGGTGGACACATTCCCCGGAGTCGTTGA
- the accD gene encoding acetyl-CoA carboxylase, carboxyltransferase subunit beta — MAEQIWEPQETVAKKGVPDGLWLQCPACGESIFRKSLEANLHVCPRCDHHHRISGRMRVQQLVDPDSFEAMNADMAPMDPLHFVDQKPYLARISEAQRKTGENDGIQTGTGFIKGRKVVLAALDFTFLGGSMGSVVGEKITRCVECATDQDLPLIVVSCSGGARMQESGFSLMQMAKTSAALARFDAAGGLFISILADPTTGGVTASFAMLGDVILAEPRAMIGFAGPRVIAQTIRQELPDGFQTSEFLLDKGFVDRIVHRSQLRSEISRVIDYAGK; from the coding sequence GTGGCTGAACAGATCTGGGAACCACAGGAGACGGTCGCCAAGAAGGGGGTCCCCGACGGGCTCTGGCTTCAGTGCCCCGCGTGCGGAGAGAGCATCTTCCGCAAGAGCCTCGAAGCGAACCTCCATGTCTGCCCGCGCTGCGACCATCATCACCGCATCAGCGGCCGGATGCGCGTCCAGCAACTCGTCGACCCCGACAGCTTCGAGGCGATGAACGCCGACATGGCGCCGATGGATCCCCTGCACTTTGTCGATCAGAAGCCCTACCTGGCGCGGATCTCCGAGGCCCAGCGCAAGACCGGCGAGAATGACGGCATCCAGACGGGAACCGGCTTCATCAAGGGTCGCAAGGTCGTGCTGGCGGCGCTCGACTTCACCTTTCTGGGCGGCTCCATGGGATCGGTCGTGGGGGAGAAGATCACGCGCTGCGTCGAGTGCGCCACGGACCAGGATCTGCCGCTCATCGTCGTGAGTTGTTCAGGCGGGGCCAGAATGCAGGAGTCGGGCTTCTCGCTCATGCAGATGGCGAAGACCTCGGCCGCGCTCGCCCGCTTCGATGCGGCCGGCGGATTGTTCATTTCGATTCTTGCTGACCCGACCACCGGCGGCGTCACGGCGAGCTTCGCCATGCTCGGCGATGTGATCCTCGCGGAGCCGCGTGCCATGATCGGCTTTGCGGGGCCGCGGGTGATTGCGCAGACCATCCGTCAGGAACTCCCCGATGGCTTCCAGACCTCGGAGTTCCTGCTCGACAAGGGTTTCGTCGATCGGATCGTGCACCGCTCCCAGCTCCGCAGTGAGATCAGCCGCGTCATCGACTATGCGGGCAAGTGA
- the rpe gene encoding ribulose-phosphate 3-epimerase → MTTFRSPPSGPLVAASVLSADFTRLGDECLAVVQAGADAIHVDVMDGHFVPNLSMGPAICAAVRRAVPSTMIDVHLMVEDPGAFLKPFAEAGANHCTVHLEAKGDHAALAEQAHRLGMSAGLALNPDTPIESAWPLLDRFDLVLIMSVHPGFSGQKFISSVLDKVRAVRARLGTRVRVEIDGGVSPATAHACVEAGCDVLVSASALFGSRDYAGAIASLRGSGGGTIRV, encoded by the coding sequence ATGACGACCTTTCGCTCGCCGCCATCAGGCCCCCTGGTGGCGGCGAGTGTGCTTTCGGCGGACTTCACACGACTGGGCGATGAGTGTCTGGCCGTCGTTCAGGCTGGGGCCGATGCGATCCATGTGGATGTCATGGATGGCCACTTCGTGCCGAACCTCTCGATGGGTCCTGCCATCTGCGCCGCGGTGCGTCGCGCGGTGCCGTCGACCATGATCGATGTGCACCTGATGGTCGAGGACCCCGGCGCCTTTCTCAAGCCGTTCGCTGAGGCAGGGGCAAACCACTGCACCGTGCACCTTGAAGCGAAGGGCGATCATGCGGCGCTGGCGGAGCAGGCGCATCGACTCGGCATGAGCGCCGGCCTTGCGCTCAATCCGGACACGCCGATCGAGAGCGCGTGGCCGCTCCTTGATCGCTTCGATCTCGTGCTCATCATGAGCGTGCACCCCGGGTTCTCCGGTCAGAAGTTCATCAGCTCGGTGCTCGACAAGGTTCGCGCCGTTCGGGCACGCCTCGGAACTCGGGTTCGGGTCGAGATCGACGGAGGCGTCTCGCCGGCTACCGCGCATGCCTGCGTCGAAGCCGGCTGCGATGTCCTCGTCAGCGCGAGCGCGCTCTTCGGCTCAAGGGACTATGCCGGAGCGATCGCTTCGCTCCGAGGCTCGGGGGGCGGTACGATCCGCGTCTGA
- a CDS encoding TlpA family protein disulfide reductase: protein MTQSVLARISLAAALVLVSIAGVGTAVEAAPQQDKKLKLGDAAPPLDGITDWVQGEKPNLNVGVHVIEFWATWCGPCRRAIPHLNRIYRKYQSPAFSVVGVAADERGTAMQENVTGVRNFVKQQGAAMSYRVAVDTAQDAKRRYMEAAGRSGIPCTFVIGRGGRVLWIGNPHDDRFEKIVDLAIANKYDPILTPKGFEALEAAKRAANLRNWREAYMHLDKGVEVDPPLFGWLIVERYVMTLEQEKNEAEAKAYLRRMFPGIATDPYSLGIVVDALCKDPRISTRDLDSAMVFAEQMKRASGAMQAPGLAAVALVHATRGELDQAVEVQTTAFLGAPVDEKPEMKRRLDEYQRMKARRDQAKLFSE, encoded by the coding sequence ATGACACAGAGTGTTCTCGCCCGCATCTCGCTCGCTGCCGCACTCGTCCTTGTTTCGATCGCCGGGGTCGGAACCGCGGTCGAAGCTGCTCCGCAGCAGGACAAGAAGTTGAAGCTCGGTGACGCCGCGCCGCCGCTGGATGGCATCACCGACTGGGTGCAGGGCGAGAAGCCGAACCTCAATGTCGGCGTGCATGTGATCGAGTTCTGGGCGACCTGGTGTGGTCCATGCCGGCGCGCGATTCCGCACCTGAACCGCATCTATCGCAAGTATCAGAGCCCGGCGTTCAGTGTGGTGGGCGTTGCCGCCGACGAGCGAGGGACGGCGATGCAGGAGAATGTGACCGGTGTTCGCAACTTCGTGAAGCAGCAGGGGGCGGCAATGTCGTACCGAGTCGCGGTCGACACGGCTCAGGATGCCAAGCGACGCTACATGGAGGCGGCAGGGCGCTCCGGCATTCCATGCACCTTCGTCATCGGACGCGGCGGTCGAGTCCTCTGGATCGGCAACCCCCACGACGATCGATTCGAGAAGATTGTGGATTTGGCCATCGCCAACAAGTACGACCCGATTCTGACTCCCAAGGGCTTCGAGGCGCTCGAAGCCGCGAAGCGGGCCGCAAACCTCCGCAACTGGCGCGAGGCGTACATGCACTTGGACAAGGGTGTGGAGGTCGATCCTCCGCTCTTCGGGTGGTTGATCGTCGAGCGCTATGTGATGACGCTCGAGCAGGAGAAGAATGAGGCCGAGGCGAAGGCGTACCTCCGCCGGATGTTCCCGGGGATTGCGACCGACCCGTACTCCCTCGGCATCGTCGTTGACGCCCTCTGCAAGGACCCGCGGATCAGCACCCGGGATCTCGATTCGGCGATGGTGTTCGCCGAGCAGATGAAGCGCGCCTCAGGCGCCATGCAAGCGCCCGGGCTCGCGGCCGTGGCCCTCGTGCACGCGACCCGCGGAGAACTCGATCAGGCCGTGGAAGTCCAGACCACAGCGTTCCTCGGTGCGCCCGTCGACGAAAAGCCTGAAATGAAGCGACGCCTTGACGAGTATCAGCGCATGAAGGCGCGACGCGATCAGGCCAAGCTCTTCTCCGAGTGA